The following proteins are encoded in a genomic region of Brachypodium distachyon strain Bd21 chromosome 1, Brachypodium_distachyon_v3.0, whole genome shotgun sequence:
- the LOC100826012 gene encoding BTB/POZ domain-containing protein NPY1 isoform X1, which yields MKFMKLGSKPDAFQADGDSRYVLSDLPSDIVVHVQDARFYLHKFPLLSKSSLLQKLIIEASQSGGGGGGGDDEVYLDGIPGGARAFEICAKFCYGMVVTLNAHNVVAARCAAEYLGMTEDVDKGNLVFKLEVFLASGVFRSWKDSITALQSTAALRPWSEELKLVARCTDAIAAKAAASPGSVVWSYTYNRKAASSEEIVEERRRCGVVPRDWWVEDLCELDVELYGRVMVAVKKSVGSRDVVVGEALRAYAARWLPENCLEEEEDGGSMAAYTNVLETIVWLLPKEDDDDDGSMSASRCCSCQFLLNLLKFSVAVGAGEPLREELMDRVARQLHEASARDLLVPARPPAQTIYDVELVEALVGRYMRRRNAGVGEDGLFLSGDLENEVEADESLLKLCKLVDAYLAEVAGDPNLQVSTFVSLATSMPEPARPSHDGLYTAIDVFLKVRPNLGKVEKRTISGLMDVKKLSKEACIHAAQNDRLPLRVVVQVLFFEQLRAAAPPPLSAGAGNVLELEDDDGWKNQALALTLPETLPPTPAALRRQLGSLKLAGEDGVGGGGDGRRLARSASIANQSSRLSLSSRSRRIFDRLWVGGKMVPGGEVVSKSSDTSGSSQSPRSSAVPPNKSSSRNRRYSVS from the exons ATGAAGTTCATGAAGCTCGGCTCCAAGCCGGACGCCTTCCAGGCCGACGGCGACTCCAG ATATGTGCTATCCGACCTGCCGTCAGACATCGTCGTCCATGTCCAGGATGCAAGGTTCTACCTGCACAAG TTCCCTCTGCTTTCCAAGAGCAGCCTGCTACAGAAGCTGATCATTGAGGCGAgccagagcggcggcggcggcggcggcggggacgacgAGGTgtacctcgacggcatcccGGGCGGCGCGAGGGCGTTCGAGATCTGCGCCAAGTTCTGCTACGGCATGGTGGTGACCCTGAACGCGCACAacgtggtggcggcgcggtgcgCGGCGGAGTACCTGGGCATGACGGAGGACGTGGACAAGGGCAACCTCGTCTTCAAGCTCGAGGTCTTCCTGGCCTCCGGCGTCTTCCGGAGCTGGAAGGACTCCATCACGGCGCTCCAGAGCACCGCCGCGCTGCGTCCCTGGTCCGAGGAGCTGAAGCTGGTCGCCCGGTGCACGGACGCCATTgccgccaaggccgcggcCAGCCCCGGGAGCGTCGTGTGGTCGTACACGTATAACCGGAAGGCCGCGTCCTCTGAGGAGATTGTCGAGGAGCGCCGCCGGTGCGGGGTGGTTCCGAGGGACTGGTGGGTGGAGGACCTGTGCGAGCTTGATGTGGAGCTTTACGGGCGCGTCATGGTGGCGGTGAAGAAGTCCGTGGGGAGCAGGGACGTTGTCGTAGGAGAAGCTCTCAGGGCCTACGCCGCGCGGTGGCTCCCGGAGAACTgcctcgaggaagaagaggacggCGGATCCATGGCGGCGTACACGAACGTGCTCGAGACCATCGTCTGGCTGCTGCCtaaggaagacgacgacgacgatggaTCAATGTCGGCGTCGCGCTGCTGCTCGTGCCAGTTCCTGCTGAACCTGCTCAAGTTCTCCGTCGCGGTCGGCGCCGGGGAGCCGCTGCGGGAGGAGCTGATGGACCGGGTCGCGCGGCAGTTGCACGAGGCGTCGGCCCGCGACCTCCTGGTCCCGGCCAGGCCGCCGGCGCAGACCATCTACGACGTCGAGCTCGTCGAGGCGCTCGTCGGCAGATACATGCGGCGGCGGAACGCCGGGGTTGGGGAAGACGGGCTCTTCCTCAGCGGCGACCTTGAGAATGAAGTGGAGGCAGACGAGTCCTTGCTGAAGCTGTGCAAGCTCGTCGACGCGTACTTGGCCGAGGTCGCCGGTGACCCGAACCTGCAGGTTTCGACATTCGTCAGCTTGGCCACGTCCATGCCTGAGCCTGCCCGGCCGTCGCACGATGGCCTGTACACCGCCATTGATGTCTTCCTCAAG GTGCGGCCGAATTTGGGCAAGGTGGAGAAGAGGACGATATCGGGCCTGATGGACGTGAAGAAGCTCTCAAAGGAAGCCTGCATCCACGCCGCGCAGAACGACCGCCTCCCGCTGCGCGTCGTGGTGCAGGtgctcttcttcgagcagctgcgcgcggcggcgccaccgccgctatccgccggcgccggtaaCGTGCTAGAActcgaagacgacgacggctgGAAGAACCAGGCGCTGGCGCTGACGCTGCCGGAGACTCTGCCGCCGACCCCGGCGGCCCTGAGGAGGCAGCTGGGGAGCCTGAAGCTGGCCGGGGAAgacggcgtgggcggcggaggggacgGGCGGCGGCTGGCGAGGAGCGCGAGCATCGCGAACCAGAGCAGCAGGCTGTCGCTGTCGTCGCGGTCGCGGCGGATCTTCGACAGGCTGTGGGTTGGCGGGAAGATGGTGCCCGGCGGCGAGGTTGTCAGCAAGAGCTCCGACACGTCCGGGAGCTCGCAGAGcccgcgctcctccgccgtgccgcccaACAAGTCGTCGTCCAGGAACCGCCGCTACTCGGTGTCGTAG
- the LOC100826012 gene encoding BTB/POZ domain-containing protein NPY1 isoform X2, producing MVVTLNAHNVVAARCAAEYLGMTEDVDKGNLVFKLEVFLASGVFRSWKDSITALQSTAALRPWSEELKLVARCTDAIAAKAAASPGSVVWSYTYNRKAASSEEIVEERRRCGVVPRDWWVEDLCELDVELYGRVMVAVKKSVGSRDVVVGEALRAYAARWLPENCLEEEEDGGSMAAYTNVLETIVWLLPKEDDDDDGSMSASRCCSCQFLLNLLKFSVAVGAGEPLREELMDRVARQLHEASARDLLVPARPPAQTIYDVELVEALVGRYMRRRNAGVGEDGLFLSGDLENEVEADESLLKLCKLVDAYLAEVAGDPNLQVSTFVSLATSMPEPARPSHDGLYTAIDVFLKVRPNLGKVEKRTISGLMDVKKLSKEACIHAAQNDRLPLRVVVQVLFFEQLRAAAPPPLSAGAGNVLELEDDDGWKNQALALTLPETLPPTPAALRRQLGSLKLAGEDGVGGGGDGRRLARSASIANQSSRLSLSSRSRRIFDRLWVGGKMVPGGEVVSKSSDTSGSSQSPRSSAVPPNKSSSRNRRYSVS from the exons ATGGTGGTGACCCTGAACGCGCACAacgtggtggcggcgcggtgcgCGGCGGAGTACCTGGGCATGACGGAGGACGTGGACAAGGGCAACCTCGTCTTCAAGCTCGAGGTCTTCCTGGCCTCCGGCGTCTTCCGGAGCTGGAAGGACTCCATCACGGCGCTCCAGAGCACCGCCGCGCTGCGTCCCTGGTCCGAGGAGCTGAAGCTGGTCGCCCGGTGCACGGACGCCATTgccgccaaggccgcggcCAGCCCCGGGAGCGTCGTGTGGTCGTACACGTATAACCGGAAGGCCGCGTCCTCTGAGGAGATTGTCGAGGAGCGCCGCCGGTGCGGGGTGGTTCCGAGGGACTGGTGGGTGGAGGACCTGTGCGAGCTTGATGTGGAGCTTTACGGGCGCGTCATGGTGGCGGTGAAGAAGTCCGTGGGGAGCAGGGACGTTGTCGTAGGAGAAGCTCTCAGGGCCTACGCCGCGCGGTGGCTCCCGGAGAACTgcctcgaggaagaagaggacggCGGATCCATGGCGGCGTACACGAACGTGCTCGAGACCATCGTCTGGCTGCTGCCtaaggaagacgacgacgacgatggaTCAATGTCGGCGTCGCGCTGCTGCTCGTGCCAGTTCCTGCTGAACCTGCTCAAGTTCTCCGTCGCGGTCGGCGCCGGGGAGCCGCTGCGGGAGGAGCTGATGGACCGGGTCGCGCGGCAGTTGCACGAGGCGTCGGCCCGCGACCTCCTGGTCCCGGCCAGGCCGCCGGCGCAGACCATCTACGACGTCGAGCTCGTCGAGGCGCTCGTCGGCAGATACATGCGGCGGCGGAACGCCGGGGTTGGGGAAGACGGGCTCTTCCTCAGCGGCGACCTTGAGAATGAAGTGGAGGCAGACGAGTCCTTGCTGAAGCTGTGCAAGCTCGTCGACGCGTACTTGGCCGAGGTCGCCGGTGACCCGAACCTGCAGGTTTCGACATTCGTCAGCTTGGCCACGTCCATGCCTGAGCCTGCCCGGCCGTCGCACGATGGCCTGTACACCGCCATTGATGTCTTCCTCAAG GTGCGGCCGAATTTGGGCAAGGTGGAGAAGAGGACGATATCGGGCCTGATGGACGTGAAGAAGCTCTCAAAGGAAGCCTGCATCCACGCCGCGCAGAACGACCGCCTCCCGCTGCGCGTCGTGGTGCAGGtgctcttcttcgagcagctgcgcgcggcggcgccaccgccgctatccgccggcgccggtaaCGTGCTAGAActcgaagacgacgacggctgGAAGAACCAGGCGCTGGCGCTGACGCTGCCGGAGACTCTGCCGCCGACCCCGGCGGCCCTGAGGAGGCAGCTGGGGAGCCTGAAGCTGGCCGGGGAAgacggcgtgggcggcggaggggacgGGCGGCGGCTGGCGAGGAGCGCGAGCATCGCGAACCAGAGCAGCAGGCTGTCGCTGTCGTCGCGGTCGCGGCGGATCTTCGACAGGCTGTGGGTTGGCGGGAAGATGGTGCCCGGCGGCGAGGTTGTCAGCAAGAGCTCCGACACGTCCGGGAGCTCGCAGAGcccgcgctcctccgccgtgccgcccaACAAGTCGTCGTCCAGGAACCGCCGCTACTCGGTGTCGTAG
- the LOC100823534 gene encoding cinnamoyl-CoA reductase 1, with amino-acid sequence MTIVGNGASATAANTGEGQTVCVTGAGGYIGSWIVKLLLDKGYAVRGTVRNPDDAKNAHLRALDGAAERLVLCKADLLDGAALRRAIAGCHGVFHTASPVTDDPEEMVEPAVQGTRHVIAAAAESGTVRRVVLTSSIGAVAMDPSRSPDAVVDESCWSDLDFCKNTKNWYCYGKTVAEKAAWEAAAEQGVDLVVVNPVLVEGPALQPAVNASLMHVLKYLDGSARTYANAVQAYVHVADAAAAHVAVFEAPAAAGRYLCAADGAVLHRGDLVAILTKLFPQYPVPQRCSDEVNPRKKPYKISNQRLRELGLEFRPVAQCLYETVVSFQEKGILPAPAQP; translated from the exons ATGACCATCGTCGGCAACGGGgcctccgccaccgcggcGAACACCGGGGAAGGGCAGACGGTGTGCGTgacgggcgccggcgggtacATCGGGTCGTGGATCGTCAAGCTCCTCCTCGACAAGGGGTACGCCGTGCGCGGCACCGTCAGGAACCCCG ATGACGCGAAGAACGCGCACCTGAGGGCGCTGGACGGAGcggcggagcggctggtgCTGTGCAAGGCCGACCTGCTCGACGGCGCCGCGCTGCGGCGAGCCATCGCCGGATGCCACGGCGTGTTCCACACGGCCTCGCCGGTTACCGACGACCCG GAGGAGATGGTTGAGCCGGCGGTTCAGGGCACGCGCCAcgtcatcgccgccgccgccgagtccGGCACCGTCCGCCGCGTCGTGCTGACGTCGTCCATCGGCGCCGTCGCCATGGACCCCAGCCGCTCCCccgacgccgtcgtcgacgaGTCCTGCTGGAGCGACCTCGACTTCTGCAAGAACACCAAG AACTGGTACTGCTACGGGAAGACGGTGGCGGAGAAGGCGgcgtgggaggcggcggcggagcaagGGGTGGACCTGGTGGTGGTGAACCCGGTGCTGGTGGAAGGGCCGGCGCTGCAGCCGGCGGTGAACGCCAGCCTGATGCACGTGCTCAAGTACCTGGACGGCTCCGCCAGGACGTACGCCAACGCCGTGCAGGCGTACGTCCACGtggcggacgccgccgcggcgcacGTGGCGGTCTTCgaggcgcccgccgccgccgggcgctacctctgcgccgccgacggcgccgTGCTCCACAGGGGCGACCTCGTCGCCATCCTCACCAAGCTCTTCCCACAGTACCCCGTTCCCCAAAG GTGTTCCGACGAGGTGAacccgaggaagaagccgtACAAGATATCGAACCAGCGGCTGCGTGAGCTGGGCCTGGAGTTCAGGCCCGTGGCCCAGTGCCTCTACGAGACTGTCGTGAGCTTCCAGGAGAAGGGAATTCTCCCGGCCCCGGCGCAGCCCTGA
- the LOC100826324 gene encoding formin-like protein 6 yields MSLFRLLFNRGPPAGLAEISANIFVFDHCFSVDFPEEDELKPHIGGILKQLLGRYSIDSFMVFNFEGGKKNNQTAHIFSGHNMSAMGYPRSYEGCPLLTLEMIHHFLRSSESWLSLSQDNYLLIHSEQGGWPILSFALAALLVYLRRCKDERKALDTVHRQAPPGLVELYAPLDPSPSQLRYLKYVSRRHISPKLWPPADRMLNLDCAIIRKVPNFDGQGGCRPMFRIYGPDPLVPNDSGAKVLFSTPKTSDFVQLYTQEDNEIIKVNVQCPVQGDIVMECISLDEDFKHEVMVFRLMFSTAFVEDNLLLIDRDQIDILWDTKHRFPVDFRVEVIFSEIDTSTSTHTSEPSSDKKESFSHLDLSFKSTDAASQMGLNDWHEGFDAMSLQETEISNVTSEHSILESRSAQVVQTEPENTSSSARKFEGDKDVGTFSSTLLQAESLDPNSQEHELLENASAQEKPEEDTITKSTTNSDRPSVDSQRSEAAESSDTPSSSAPSSPPKFDEDTDTVEPVMLEAQSQPTDTPSSSVPSSPSKFDEDTVDAGTAEAQPQPTDTPSSSAPSSPSKFNEDTLDAGTAEAEPESTELQ; encoded by the exons ATGTCGCTGTTCCGGCTGCTGTTCAACCGGGGCCCGCCGGCCGGGCTCGCTGAGATCTCCGCCAACATTTTTG TATTTGACCATTGCTTCTCTGTGGATTTCCCTGAAGAGGACGAGTTGAAACCACACATCGGAGGCATATTAAAACAGCTACTTGGCCGCTACTCCATTGACTCATTTATGGTATTCAACTTTGAGGGAGGCAAGAAGAACAATCAAACTGCCCACATTTTCTCAGGCCATAATATGAGTGCGATGGGTTACCCACGTAGCTACGAGGGGTGCCCTTTGCTTACCTTGGAGATGATTCATCACTTTCTTAGGTCTAGTGAAAGTTGGCTCTCACTAAGTCAGGACAATTACCTGCTTATACATTCAGAACAAGGGGGGTGGCCGATCCTTTCTTTCGCATTGGCAGCCCTACTCGTTTACCTTCGAAGGTGCAAAGATGAGAGGAAGGCACTGGATACGGTTCACAGACAGGCGCCACCTGGGCTGGTTGAGCTCTACGCACCGCTGGACCCATCACCTTCTCAATTGCGATACTTGAAATATGTGTCAAGACGGCACATATCACCCAAATTGTGGCCTCCCGCTGACAGGATGTTGAATTTGGATTGTGCAATCATCAGAAAGGTACCAAATTTTGATGGGCAAGGGGGATGTAGGCCAATGTTCCGGATTTATGGCCCAGATCCACTGGTGCCTAATGACAGTGGAGCTAAAGTTCTCTTTTCAACTCCAAAGACAAGTGATTTTGTCCAGCTTTACACGCAG GAAGACAATGAGATAATCAAGGTTAATGTTCAGTGTCCTGTTCAAGGAGACATTGTCATGGAGTGCATCAGCCTAGATGAGGACTTTAAACATGAAGTGATGGTATTCAGACTTATGTTTAGCACAGCTTTTGTTGAAGACAATCTTTTGTTAATTGATAGGGACCAGATTGACATTCTGTGGGATACAAAACACCGGTTTCCTGTAGATTTCAGAGTTGAG GTTATATTTTCGGAGATAGACACGTCCACATCAACTCACACTTCTGAGCCATCAAGTGACAAGAAAGAAAGCTTTTCTCATCTGGATTTGTCATTCAAAAGCACTGATGCTGCATCACAGATGGGATTAAATGATTGGCATGAAGGTTTTGATGCGATGTCTCTGCAGGAAACAGAAATCAGCAATGTCACGTCTGAACATAGCATTCTAGAAAGCAGATCCGCCCAGGTTGTTCAGACAGAACCAGAAAATACCAGTTCATCTGCACGGAAGTTTGAGGGCGACAAGGATGTTGGTACATTCTCCTCAACCTTGCTACAAGCTGAATCCTTGGACCCAAACTCTCAAGAACATGAACTCTTGGAGAATGCATCTGCACAGGAGAAACCAGAAGAGGATACTATCACCAAGAGCACAACCAACTCTGATAGGCCTTCGGTAGATTCACAACGTTCAGAAGCTGCTGAATCGTCTGACACACCTTCAAGCAGCGCTCCATCTAGCCCGCCAAAGTTTGACGAAGATACCGACACCGTCGAACCTGTAATGCTTGAAGCCCAATCACAACCAACCGATACACCTTCAAGCAGCGTTCCGTCGAGCCCGTCAAAGTTCGACGAAGATACTGTTGATGCTGGAACGGCTGAAGCCCAACCACAACCAACCGATACACCTTCAAGCAGCGCTCCGTCGAGCCCATCAAAGTTCAACGAAGATACTTTGGATGCTGGAACGGCAGAGGCCGAACCAGAATCAACAGAACTGCAATGA